gagagagaaagaaagagagagagagagagagagagagagagaataacgtTTGCTCGTTGATGATTAGATCTTCATCGAACTCGATCCTACAAACCcgtataaatttgtatatccTATAATTTATCGTCACCGAAGTCACGCACAATACTCGATGGAATACTTTATCCTCTCGGAAACGAGAACAGGTTTCAAAACGAAACAGGTGTGTCAGCAGAACTGGGATCGTTCCACAGCTTGCAGAAAGTGCTGATTCCGAAAGGATCGAtacaaatttatcttttagcTTTCATCGTTCCGAGTTGAATAATCGATTCGAGTGTATATAtgactatatatattacatgaccgtgcgtgtatatatatatatatgtatgtatgtgtgtgtgtgtgtgtgtgcgtgtgcgtgtgtgtgtatgtaattattatttcttaaaactttaatattatccacgaatagaaagatcgtcgagttGGGAAAATGAATCCGTCGATGTTCCGAAATTGGTCGagcataaaataataataataataataataataataataataataataataataataaagagaaagaaaaagaaaaatgaaagagaggaaagggcAAACGAACCggcgttaaaaatattcaagatcGTTCGTCAGGCTGTATTACAACATAAAGCATCCTCCCTCAAGCGTTGTTCTCGCGATCGGCACTACTACCATCGTCACCACCGTCACCAGAATTCTTTCGAGAATAGGATTGCGCAACGCGtgtgagagaatgaaagagaagagaaagggaagggaagggggagggagagatagatatagggGTTGGGGTGAGTGGGAGGAAAAAGgagtcgtcgacgtcgacggcGATCCCGGGCACATGTGTCGAACCTGAAATATGTAGGCGTGGTCTAGATGGGACTAACAGACGCGTCCCGACGACCGAATATGTTCACCCCCTTCGTACGCTCCACCCTCGAATAGTAGTCGACGCTTCGCTATTGGCCGGCACCACCCTCGGTCGTCTCCACCTGCCTTCGAGCTACCCTCCACGAAGCAACCCCTAAATACGGGGGATGCGCGAACGGTTCCCTCATTTTATCCTCGGCAACGCCGAAACGCGCGTCCACCAGAGTGTTCTCCGGATTCGAATAGGAATCAGTGCGCGGATTCGAAGCCTCAGCCTCGGATCTTGAACTTTTTGTGCTTCCTCGAGAATTATATCAGTGTTAACGAATGCCATCATATTGGGAGGTGCCTTTCctaaggagaagaagaagaagaagaagtcgtCGTATTTGCAAAGTCACACGTTGAGCGGACAAAGGCGTATAGTCTAACACGTGCTCCGGTAAGTGTCGtgttaatttcattatttataagatttttatcaCTCGTTATATCGTATTCTTTTCGTATCATGACCAATATCGGATATAGCAGATAACACGATGGAGATCATCGTGTTTCGGGCATTCGCGATTCATGAAATGTAAATGCATGCACGTTACGATCTAAATAACTCGACACCCGATCCATCATTTATGTATGACCCATTGACGGCAAATTCTCGCAGGTTGATCATACGGAGCGAGCAGGATGACAATGGAAGATCGCACGGGTGGCATCGACCGTGCCGCCCCCGCTACATCGACTACGGCGACAACGGCACTTTTAACGTCGAGTAGTCCGTCCATGATCAGTGATGTCACGTCGGATGCATCTTATCCTCTCCAACGTGCCAGTAAGCGTTCCTTCGACGTAGCGTTTCTCGTCGCACCTGACGAAAATCTGGCCCGTAGGCAGAGCGAAAAGCTCCGATTAATTTCTGGTAGAAAGGATCGTACGAGAGAATCCGTATCATTGGATAATTCTTTGGATGCCGATAGATTGCCACAGAATTTGACTATAAAGCATTACGACAGCGACTCTAGCTCGCAGGAGAGACGAAGGCTGATGCATTGTACCGAAAATTCTCTGAGTCCACCGTATGTATCTCCGAGAACGTTAACACCGACATTGCCGGACATCGATTCGCGAAGATACGTTCCTACTCGACAACAAAAGAGTCCAAGCCCACCTGGATTTACAGCACAACAATCATTACTAAATACTTGCTCCGAATCATTGGATCCAAGTTTAACATGCGGCAAGGTTTACGATAGCAGCTTGCAGTGTCCCGTGGAAAGGCACGGTGAATCCAGAAGCGCTTTCACGAAGGTTCATCTTGGTAGTCAAAGAAATGGATTTAGCGACGACGGACAAACTTCGCCAAGATCGTCGATCTCACCGGACGATCGAAGGGAAGGCTATCAAGAGAGCATCAGTCCTCCGGTCGTTCCTCTGGCAAGTGCGACCACTTACAAATATACCAGTTTTCCCAGCAAAATGACGTATCCCTTTTTGGTCGGTCCCGAAGCAACGGCCAGTCAGCCTAGTCTCCTGGAGAACTTGAAAATTCCTCAAATAGCACAACCGCCGAAAGTTCCAAGCCCAAAAGTGGCAACTTTTCGGCCGGATCTTCCACCAGTTTATCCGAATCTTTCGTACAATCCTATATCCGTTTTTCCACCAATGGCAGATGCTTTGACAAGGCCAAGGTTCTTAGCCACTGCTGCTGGAGTCGCTGGCCTTTTACCACCGTCCTTCGCTGCTTTGACATTGCCCGCGCAAAATGTTTGCGCCAAGTGCAATCTTTCCTTTCGTATGACATCTGACCTGGTATATCACATGAGATCTCATCACAAGAACGAGAACTCTGGGGAAGCTGCTCGtaggaggagagaagaaaaattgagatGTCCTGTTTGCGACGAAAGCTTTCGCGAGAGACATCATCTAACAAGGCATATGACAGCTCATCAAGATAAAGAGAGCGACGCTATCGTTGATCAGGTTGAGGTCAAACGGCGTACCACCACCGTTCACAGCAAGTGACGCCGAAAATCCTCACCCGATGACGATTTACTTCCCAGCGGATATTCTTTCGAGAATTGAcgcttcttttttaatccaaTTAACAGACCAAAAAATAACGTCGATCGTCGAGGATCGTTGTGTATCATCTCGTTTCGtcttaaacaaatatttccgAGATTTCGTGCAAtcccatttttttttgattttttgttttttcagttcttataaataaaatgaaaaatcgaacgCGCACTTGACGTATTTCATCGGGTTATTAATCTTTGTTCGAAATATTACGTAGGATCGTTCTGTTAAAAATGgttttttctattgtttcgttccttcgttaataatttcgttcgatattagTCGAGACAGTGGTACGTTTCGTGATATTGTTTCGTCAGTGTGTtaaaggtatatatgtatatattaagaCACTGTCGATCTCaattatgatttaaaaaaagaatagactCTAGTCGATAATTTTGTGCAGCTCGAAAATTAGAACGTAGATCGTTCGACAATTGAACTTTGTCTCCACTTTAAATAACTTCGCACATTCTTCGTAACGCACATATAAAGTAAAGCACTTTACGAAATTTGTgtcgtatacatacatacatatatatatatatatatatatatatatatatctaccaaTGCGAAAAGTAATCactatagatatattataaccAATCAAATCTATCTTACAATCcgcggtaaaaaaaaaagaaaaaaaaagaaaagaaaaaaatggacaTTCCCTCTCTAGTCAATATTAGGTAGGAAGAATTTGTAAATATCTTTGTCGATCACAATTTAACTGTCATACACGTACCTATCTTGATCGCATATCAAACGTGCGATAGCACTCCGATAACACACATTTaccaatatttaaaaaactaacatatgcatacatatatctgaACCGTACTAtcgacaaaattaaaaatggacAAAGAAATCGATTATGTTCCTCTTAAGTATCACGAATGGACAGGTGAATGGAGCGAAAGGGTTATAGTAATAAAGTCTGTTTCGGAGTATGTTCGTATTCAGGAATGGGGGAGGGAGGTGCAACGATGGTGGCAATAAATAGATCCGTAAACCGTATCCCGCGTCACACACAAACCGTCGGAGCGCGCATAATGGTAGGAAACAATGAATGCCGTAATCGGAAACAGTGCCGGTTTGTTATCTGCCATTTACACTCCATTTAACTTCAAACAGTGAATCGGCCAGCGCAGGATTCGCGTTTTAAATACACGCGACCTCCGAacccaccacctcctcctcttcatcctccaccaccaccctctcctcctctatttctcttccactacctccttcctcttcctccctttaGATTTACCCTTCGAGCCGGCGCGTCGCGCATCGCCTCGCCCTTTCGTATCCATTCTCCACTGTTACGAGCTTAACGCAGGGTTAAGCGTTGTCCTCGACCAACGAGTATTTAGTAATCGTGTGAAATCGTTGGATTATCGTCGTTTTCGCACTCACCTTACCTTTcgtcaatttttctttatttctttcatttcttttttcctcttctttttcgtttttttttttttcttttgactaTGAAATTGATTCATTGAAGATTATAAATTAGCAAATCATAATCACGGAAGAATTGGTacaataataatctttctctctgtttcaaaAAACTAAACtatgtaaaaatgtatactagatcgttcgaaaatttttacgaCGTTGTAGGAACTATTCTCGGAGTTTTCATAAAGTCGTATCGTACGGTCAGATTCATTCGTAAGATATTATAAGTAAGATTCGAGTAAGTATTATCTACAGTATTCTGTACAGCAATAATCACAGTAGCGTGTAAATATTCGCAGTAGAATTCTTTATTGGGTCTCTAGCGACAGATAAGTCGATGAAAATTACAAGGTACTTCACAAATAAATCGACGTTGTAATCATACGATACTTCAACATAAAAATCGTTTCACGTGTCTAATTCATacgaatttatcgaaataatctAACGTTTCCCTGACAGGCACTTGTTAGAGTTACGGATAAGGTGATAGATATTAAGTCCGTGTAAATTATTCATCTTTACATatgtaagaatattataatatatatatatatatatatatatatatatatatatatatataaatatatatatgttctgttttattttataaaaattatttattgcgGATAAAAAGGTTGCATCTCGTCGATGTAAATACAACATTGTACATATTTACTGTATGTATTCGAAATCGTTgttaatgaataaaagaatatccataatgatggaaaaaagaaagtaggaCGATTTGAAGGACCtcacaaattttctttctcttctcttcttttttttaatcatagagcacgattaatttaatcgttaatacagtaaatcaaaatttcgatttttcaaattatatactttcaaaagatttaaaaaaaatactcgaaaattttgaaacttacgttttcaatttttcattgtGAGGAACAATGTGGCTGAGCGTAGATAGCGCTTGGTAAGAAACAAATCGATTTCTCGTTCTCCCGTAGCGTCCGCAGAACGCTAACCGAAGAAAGCCGATTACGGAGCAATAGATTAATTTCTGGCCACTCAAAGAACCACCCTAATCTCACAATTTCGAAGTAGATATGAAATCGAACCATAGGAgacttatcatttttatttttctcctttcatctCGTTGTCCCAACAGGCAATACCATTTCTATTATCTACTATATAGTTCAACTAATTATAGACTTAAAACAGAGGGGCTTTAAACCGATAGATGCacgacaaaacaaaaagagaaaaacattatccaaaagaaaaatcgatttaatacgATTCGAGTGATGATCGACTTGTTGAATAGAACAACTCGAAAACGACAGATCCATAAAGGATTTTACCCTGCGAAAGAAAATCAGAAACTCTCGAGAGAAGAAGTCCATGGAGAATCCCCTTAAACGGGTAACGTTAAGCTCGTTGAAACCGCGGCCAATACGACAAACAATCTCTTACTGCCCTTCGAAGCCGGCTTAAGTTCTGGCCCAACCCCTCGGAAGTAAGTGTACTTACCCTCTGCCCGAGGTccataaagataaataacCGAGCTGAGTTGAGGCGCTGCATCGAGGAAAAGAGATCCCCTTTCGAATCATCCCTTTTCATCATTCTCTTTCACTATACTTACGTAAACCAACACAAACTGAAagtcctttctcttttcgctaGTTTCAAGATCGtacgatcctctctctctctgtctctttctttctctctctctctagcattctctctttctttcaccctcGATTCCCACCCTCGTTAGCGATACTTTCCGTTACGAATCGCGCGCATGCTTGTTTTGTGTCACCGAAATAATGACAATGTCATAGCCGAGGGCCGATTCGTTATGGCGCGCTTGGCACGTGGGCTACGATTGGATGCGGATATGCTAATATGGCGTCCGTTCCAAGACATTAAGTCCTCGGCTTCGGCGATCCTCGCCAGGCGAACATCGTCTTCGTGCACTTGACTGAGTCTCTCACCGTTGCACTTACGATATAGtaagtatacatgtatgtaaggATACATAAGTTGTGTGTATATCcggatatttcttttctttatatgccCTACGCCATTCTATCggtgactctctctctctctctctgtctctctttcttcctctctttctcccttatttcatttttgacGGGATAGAAAGGAGAATGTACTCTTTATTCgattcccttcttctttcaaatattcctTAACATTTTTGAGCGCAGAGAGTATTTGTTTGTTCAgtatacagatatatttattgcatggaaatttctataaCTAGCAGACATCGTTTAGAGTTAAATAGGATGAACGAAGATAGGAACAAAAGAGTACGTGAAGCTTTGTTATCTCAAAGGCAAGGAGCAACCCCAATTCGTGATTCGTCACAGTTCTTCGTATGCGATCATGTAACTTGACTGCGAACACGTAGTTTACACCGGTCTCACGATAATCCTAGACGTGGGATTTTGATCTCGATGAGCCGTCGctaaacgatttcttttgaTACGCTTACGCTTGTCCAGGGCATATGCTCTAATATGTGGTGTTCTGATTTTCACACggcataagtatatatgtaatatatagaaagaaaagcgaTCGTTACGAACTTAGAAACTTACAAGCGATAAACGtgacgttcttttttcttgaatcgCGTGTTTTACTCGAATGATCGAactgataaagagagagagagagagagagagagagagagagagagagagagagagagagaaatagtgagagatagtgagagagggagggggaaaGAGAATATTCGAGAGGAGAATAGAACGGACGTCGAACAGCAAAATCGGTGGTGGCGGGTTGGAGGAACGGAAAGGATAACCTTGAACGTGGAAACCGAGAGACGTCTGCTTATTTACGACGTCGGTACGATGAAAAACGGAAGCCGACCCGGGTGCGATCGTGCGGCCGGACCATCCGCGGAAAAGCCGGAGCAAATGTGAgggagtgagtgagagagtcaaaagagagagagagagagagagagagagagagagagagagtcggtGTTGCTCCACTCGGAGGCACTACCCCCTTCCTCCTCTAgcccatctctctcttctgcCGGAGCGCACCTTGATTTACTGTCGGCGATATTTTCTCGTCGGCGCTAGTTGGCGCCTACCACACCAACCCCACTCTCCCCCTAAACCACCCCCCGACAATGGTGCTCGCTTGACATTTTGTTTCGAATTATTGCCCGCGTTTGTTCACCTACGCCTCGTTCCGACTCTACTCTTTTGGACGggctttatattttttcgcgGTCTCTTTGTTGTATCCCTCAACGCGTTGATAGGAACGTTGACGAGTGAGAACTATGACATatccttctatatatataatatatatttttgtctttttatttttttgaataaaatggACTTGAATAGATTGTTTTAAGAAATGAAATCATAAgacaagagaaagacaaaagaaagatagagagacagagagagatagggttACTATAACTTAATCAGATCGAGTAGTCAGTTCTGTAGTAGATCAGATCGAGTAGTCTCGTCTGATAGTAGAAAAAAGACTTTCGACCCTGTTTAAATATGTCCGACCACAAagcaataaaatatctttatcttaCTCGTGCCATTAGCCCCTTGATTCGGAAGGGTCCAATTTACATTCCTATCGGAGCTTCGAAAAGATAAGtccatttaaataaattagtagTGCTATCTTAACGCATGAAAAGTATAAGAGGGGaggattaaataatattttatcaattttcgtTAGGATTCGTTACGCAACTTGCTCTTACGTTTGCATCCTTGATGATATCATACCCCCTATTTCGCATATGGATGtgatttattatcattcttcAATAAATGATCGCGTCAAAGATCTGTAATGTTCTTAAactaaatagatattatttgttcgataaaaatgtattttatttttcgggACAATGTTGAACAAGGCAGAGGATACGTTTAATTTTTCGAAACAGACCGCACGGCGGACATTTTCGCGCGTCGTAACGCTCGTCTGGCCGCGCAATTGCTTTTCTCCGGTAGTAGCCGGtgtcgtatatatgtatgagtatgttgagagagaaggagagaaagagagatagagagagaaagagagagagagagaggtaggaCAATATAATGGGGCATAACAACGGCGTTAACACGCACCGGCCGACCCCGGACGCGACCTGCGACCCTCCCCGCCTGAATTACACCTCTGATAATTACTAGAAATTAATGCCCGAGCCTTATACCCGGTCCGTCCATTGTGCCGGCCAAGCTCCGTGCATTTACACGAGCACGGAACTACCTGCTTTTAGGGCGTTAATCGTTACGTATCTGACAAGGGATTAGGGAGATCCATCACGATCGTATTCCCATCGGTATTCATCAAGGATTCTGGAATTTAGTAGTAAATGAATGGAGCCAATAGGTGTTACATAAGTATACTTATTGTTTTCTCTATTAATTTGGCgcacttattattttttattcatttttatctgttCGTGAAAATCGAtcatatcataaaaaaaagatattgaaacTTTTCGATATATTCAAGAAATTGAGCGAGCAAGACGAATcgtgaaattgaaaataaaaaaagaaaaaaaaagaaaaggaatgaaaatagGGCGCCGACAAGGAGTAGTGGAACAAGCGGAGGCATCGAAGTGGTCGTCGAGAGGGACGGAGGTGATAGGGGGGGGCCGGATTGTAGAGGGGGCTGTATTAAAGCTGCGGCGGGAGCATAGCAGCAGATAGTTTAATGTGAATTTATTGCGATCGAGATATCGCACTGGCCAGAAAGCAGAGTCGCGTGCTACGTACGCCGTCAAACCGATAGCTGGGACCGCTCGTCGGTGTTTGGTCCATTGTGTAGAACTCCAAACTGGTTCCAAAtcggggagaaagagaaagagaaagagaaagagaaagggaaagagatatGGAGAAAAGCAGGCATGGTCGGATGTGTCACTGTTTTAAAGCGGCCAGCCGTTTCCTGGGGATACGAATCACGCTTTGAAGATCCCACCAATGATATCAGTCGCCGTAGCTCGTGGAATCTATCGTAAGGGTACGGCCACGGAGTTTCACCCTCGGCAAATTTGTAATAGGACAAATTTGTGTCTGCGGTTGAAACGATACCACCGTAGTAGTACCACGTCGGAGATTTTTATGGGATAACGTAAGTTACGAGCAAATTTTATcccatttgaaaaattttattattgtcataTTGAAAGCGAGAACCACGTTAGTTCGttgttcgaaaatattttttgcctTCTTAAATTTCTCGACGAAAAGATCATTCTTTCGAATCATTCTTCAACCTTCTCGTAGTAGCGTCTTTTTCAAAGCTTGTCGAGAGTACTCGGGCTGatcgtatatcatattactTTAATTCATATGGTAATCACCCGGCGCAGTCACTACACGGATTCACCGAAAACTTTTGGGACAATGCGTGGGACAAAGGCAGGAGGTGAAAGGGGGAGTTGAAAGAGTAGATAGAGGTGGAGGATGGTAGGATGGAACAAGAGAGTGTGcgtagtgagagagagagagagagagggagagagggagcgagggaaagagagagagagagagtgggcgAGAGCAGAGGTAACGAAAGGGAGGGAGTGTTGAAACGCGCGAAGCTAGCGTTGGAAGTAGGGATGGTGATGGTGCTAGAGAGGACAACGGTGCGAATGCGATATTGAATTCGCCCCTGGCGACGTGGCTGTTATCGACAATGTCCGACCGTTGGACCGGAAGCCATTTGCTCGCTCTCCGACGAAATTTATGAAACTTTCGAAAGCTCGCCGTGTAATTGCGAGCTCTCGTGAAGGTGGCAGAACGAAGGTGGTCCAGGCTTTTGCGAATTTTATACtacaaaattttatctatacCCCTATACCTTTTCAACTAATCTCTTGGatcgtaataatttatcattaagcAAGAAAACAATATTGTATGAAACAAATTCGATTGGAATGAACGTCAGGTCATGTAAACGTACGAGCAATTAACGTTTAACTCGGTATTTGAACTTTGTTGGCAAGCTGTCCGCAAGAGGGATGCTAGAAATGAAACTCCCATTTCGCGATGAATACCGCGGGTCAATCCGCGAAGAGAATCCATATGCCGAAAAGCGCGCCATCCAATCTGAAAGTGGCCGGTTAACGCGAATAGCTTATGCGCCATACGTTACGTGCTTCGACTGTGTATCGAATGGAAAAAGCATAACGTATGTTGGCTCGTATAGACGCTGATACAGCACCGTAGATAAAacataagagaaagaggagaagaggaaagcgATCCGAGAGAGTATTTGCTTTTGCGTTCGATACTATCTCGCAAAAATTCAATACGATAAATTGTATTCAGAATTTGAATGGAAAGttaatcctttctctttcttgaataacatcattattatatttcattggaaatatgaataatattaataaacccGAGAATAATCATAATACCATCggtcataataatttttctacttcGATAATATCATGAATAATGAATACGTATTATgcgagaaataaaatcaaagtaagtacttactctTTGATCGGTAGCCGTTTTCTTCAACGATATTTTCAACGAGCGAGGAAATTGGCCGGTCGGCCATATGCGTCGACTCTAGTGCGCGTAGTAAGGTGGCGTATGGGGGCAGGGTGCAGCCAGCAAAAGTGGGAGAGGGTGGCCCCGCATTACAAATTTAATCTTACAAATGGATCCGAAAACTTGGAAACAATTGAATATATGAAATGCGGCCGCGTATATCATAACGCTAGACACGGGGTGGTTCCAACGGCAATATTGTCAGGGCCGATCCATATTCTCCGAAAGCGTagaggagatagagatagatagatagagaatgagaaagagagagagagaaatagagagaatgagagagagagagagagagagagagagagagagaaagtggctGGCTCGAGAGAAGAGCTTCTCGTTGCAGGAGTTTGGGTTGAATGGAGAGATCcaaaagggaaa
This window of the Vespula vulgaris chromosome 1, iyVesVulg1.1, whole genome shotgun sequence genome carries:
- the LOC127069710 gene encoding uncharacterized protein LOC127069710 — encoded protein: MTMEDRTGGIDRAAPATSTTATTALLTSSSPSMISDVTSDASYPLQRASKRSFDVAFLVAPDENLARRQSEKLRLISGRKDRTRESVSLDNSLDADRLPQNLTIKHYDSDSSSQERRRLMHCTENSLSPPYVSPRTLTPTLPDIDSRRYVPTRQQKSPSPPGFTAQQSLLNTCSESLDPSLTCGKVYDSSLQCPVERHGESRSAFTKVHLGSQRNGFSDDGQTSPRSSISPDDRREGYQESISPPVVPLASATTYKYTSFPSKMTYPFLVGPEATASQPSLLENLKIPQIAQPPKVPSPKVATFRPDLPPVYPNLSYNPISVFPPMADALTRPRFLATAAGVAGLLPPSFAALTLPAQNVCAKCNLSFRMTSDLVYHMRSHHKNENSGEAARRRREEKLRCPVCDESFRERHHLTRHMTAHQDKESDAIVDQVEVKRRTTTVHSK